TCTCAGCAAATTTTGGTAATCAGGCGACTGTCCCTTCTTCTCTTTCAGAGGGCGACCCAGATTCCGAGAACCAATTGTATAAACCTTTGCTCGTGAGCGCAGCTTGTATTTTGCGGCATAAAGCTTTGCAAGTGAGCCCCGTATGATGTAGGAACAAAAATTCACAATTTTCTTCCGATTGTCAGCATATCTATACCATTCAACCATCGTTGACAAGAATTTGTTCATTTGTGCATTTGTGTGGGCTTGAGTGGCATGAAACATTCTAAAACATGGCTGGGGATCTGGATCCCTATCACCCTTAAGAAAGTTTAACTTCCTGAATTGCCTGATGCACTGTTTCAAGCTAGCAGTGACAGACAAAAGAGTGCCCACACCTTTCTCACTAATAATCTTCCCTCCGGTTGCTGTGTAGCGAAGGGTAGGATAAACAACTCTCCGACACAGCACATGGTCGAGAAACATTATACCTTTTGTTATGTGCTCAATAGGGAGGCTTTCATTGTCAAGCTTGAGCATATATCTCTGATCAACAAACTCAATTAACTGTTTTCTTAATGTTGCTGCATCAGCCCTTGGCCCACGGACACCAATCAAAATGTGACCTCCATATCGTACATAATCCATCTTCCTGGTCTTATCAGGCCCGCTAGTTGGCACAAATTCTGGCCAAGATGTATTTCCCTGTTCAGCTTCACCTTCTGGGCTATTCCATATCACATCAGTCTTTGAAGGTCGATAAAACTCCTTAATCTTCCCCTCCATCCAACGGTCCAATTCATCAAGACATATATTAGCCAAAAGGGGGCTAAGAATTCCACAGTGCCCCCATGAAGGAAGCTTCTCTGCCTCTTCAGGAGCAAACCCAAAAAAGGTCTCTAACCAATAAGGGTCTGGCTTTGGCTCATCCTCTGCCAACACTCTCTTCTTCTGatactttctcttcttctttttctgctTCTCTCCCTCATCAACCTGGCTCGTGATAACTGGTGTCACCAATGCCAATTTCACCAAATCAATCACCTTCTTATCTCTCACATCCCTCATCAAAGCACTTATCACCAATCCCACTTTCATTCCATCCAAAACTGTACTCAAATCTCCCTTTATATACCACAAATATCCTGCAAAATTCCTCCTAATCACTCTCAACACTGTGTGTGCATTCCTTCCTGGCCTAAAAGCAAATGACTTTTGTGAAAATCTCGCCTCATATATTGGCTCTAAAATCATGAGCAAGACCTCCTGAACTATCTTATCTTGGAATGGGGCTGGTTGTGTTGTTGTCAATATTGCCTTAATCTTCCTCTTGGATAAAGATTCATATTCTGTCTTATCTTTAGGCGATTTTATAAAAAACTGTAGCCTAGCACCCCATTTAAACCTATTATCAAGAACGGCATTTCTCAACCCCAATAAATCCTCTAACGCTGATTTCTGTATAGCATTTCGAGGCATATACGCCCCCATCTCGTCAGCAAATACTTTTTGATAACCTAAAACCCACAACTCGAATCTACGGAGGTAAGAGGTTAAATTGGTAACTATTCTATCAGGTTCCCGAAAATTCTCAATCCACATCTGCGAACAAACTGAGACACCGTCTTCTTTCATTAGGTTTAAAGGGTCATCGGGATCTGTTGCACGCCGTTGCACAGTGGAAAATGAAAGAGGGCGAAATAATAAGAACCCATTTAACCTAGGGTTTAGTGGGTTTGGTCGGTGACATAGAATGTGATGAGTAAATATGGTTAGGCGACGATACATAAGGGGAATTGTTGaaacaaatcaatcaattatttcTAGATGTTATTTCCTGGGTTATAAATCAGATGACACTGTAAACATACAAACTGTATAACGAGTTGCATAATCAAAGAATAAAGAGTCCTTACATGGCATGAAACATTGGCTGAAATTTTAATCTTCTCGTTTGGGGCTCTGAATCCAGCTTGATTACTGGTTTTCAGAAAACCCTTGCTAAAACCCTGTTCTTA
This sequence is a window from Mangifera indica cultivar Alphonso chromosome 5, CATAS_Mindica_2.1, whole genome shotgun sequence. Protein-coding genes within it:
- the LOC123215225 gene encoding nuclear intron maturase 2, mitochondrial-like, giving the protein MYRRLTIFTHHILCHRPNPLNPRLNGFLLFRPLSFSTVQRRATDPDDPLNLMKEDGVSVCSQMWIENFREPDRIVTNLTSYLRRFELWVLGYQKVFADEMGAYMPRNAIQKSALEDLLGLRNAVLDNRFKWGARLQFFIKSPKDKTEYESLSKRKIKAILTTTQPAPFQDKIVQEVLLMILEPIYEARFSQKSFAFRPGRNAHTVLRVIRRNFAGYLWYIKGDLSTVLDGMKVGLVISALMRDVRDKKVIDLVKLALVTPVITSQVDEGEKQKKKKRKYQKKRVLAEDEPKPDPYWLETFFGFAPEEAEKLPSWGHCGILSPLLANICLDELDRWMEGKIKEFYRPSKTDVIWNSPEGEAEQGNTSWPEFVPTSGPDKTRKMDYVRYGGHILIGVRGPRADAATLRKQLIEFVDQRYMLKLDNESLPIEHITKGIMFLDHVLCRRVVYPTLRYTATGGKIISEKGVGTLLSVTASLKQCIRQFRKLNFLKGDRDPDPQPCFRMFHATQAHTNAQMNKFLSTMVEWYRYADNRKKIVNFCSYIIRGSLAKLYAAKYKLRSRAKVYTIGSRNLGRPLKEKKGQSPDYQNLLRMGLVESIDGLLYTRMSLVPEADYSPFPSNWRPDHEKALLEYIKLDDPKTVEEQGSCIREQGLVSPQDYISMLVWNYKRNAIVMDQLSLVKSHISNEDKDQKSSLCLSHENSDNRAQDGEESEGLHAAGM